The genomic window AGTAgctgttttaaatattcaaatctaTGATTCAGAAATGTTCAATGaactgtgaaaaatttttgattggaaaCCATGCACTTAAAGCGTATGTGCATCTAAAACAAAGAAAGTACAATCATGGTAGAAGATATATCAACCGTGAGCATACAGGACAAATTAAATAGATAATCAAACTATCAAAATAGTTATcgactaaataaaaatttatccacAATATGCAAGAAGGACTATAAGTCAATCAACGGTACACTCCGTGTGAAGGTGCCATTATATTCTATGTAAACTGTTTATTTAGTACAATGAACCTATTTACTACAGTGTGAAAAAAATCTGCGGCGAATACCACACAATGAAGAAACATATTACATATCCGCTCCGCTCCCACTTCATTACCTACGAAATGTATTTCAAGTGtagaaactatttaaaaaataaagatttcaaTCAGATTTCAAAACCGGAGTACATGACGGccaaaaaaatagaattcatttaaaacaagtgaaaacaaacaattgactgagttaattgttgaaataccatgcatagtcagtgttgatttctttatcacattacacatacaaacatgtgacacatacataactgataatcaagtatagtacatattataaaatttccgcctaattggcaccctcacgggtaaacaagctagtgatgtttacgaaaaaatgtttcaaacaaaagttgtttaatttttgataaggaacattttttacatttaaacttttgttctatctctaacggtttacaagatgggtcctacggacccaagacctatgatgctcatttacgaacttgacctcactttttacatcctgagtacgctgtaaaaatttcagctcgatatcttttttcgtttttgagttatcgtgtccacagacggacggacggacggacggacaaccggaaatggactaattaggtgatttagtgaacaccaatgacaaaatttttttcctagcatcgttatttttaagcgttacaaacttgggactaaacttaatatactatgtatatttcatatatacatggtataaaaactaaaaaaacacgcacTTGTAACTAGCTCAAAACtctttaagttcaaaaaaattggagtgattaagaaaaaatcattttatcatacAAAAGCGTGGGGTTCTAGATTTCAataattgtaaacattttattgatagatattggtaaaagtcaatataaaatatcataaaaagtaccccacgcttttttgacgactctattttttttttaaactttttagttcagctagttactaatgcgtttttatagattttttaaaactattatttattttctcttttttagttCAGTTAGCTACTTATTACGTGGTATAAAACACTACCGGGTTttcatatattcaaaaaatcgttaatcctgtagttcctgatcaggataatcggacaaacttaataattgtcatcggtccttgataagtgtgcgaagtttcaattcaatccaaCGTTTTGAAGTTTGAGAAAATTACGTTCAAAGATACGTACCAGTCTAATAAAAACGtgttaaatagaaattttcaaggTGACTTTAAACCGTAAACGAAAGAAGGAAAATGcctaaaatgtttgtttttgtaagaagaataaacaacttttgtttgaaaagtatttttataaattcaatagtttttcGACACTTTCAAATCAAACTGAAAGAGCCGTTTTGAAAAcccaaaactttgttttttttttgttcttcatTGCTCCTTCATCATTCATtagattttaaacaaacaaaatgttcGCAGGCCTCCAAAACACATCGAATAAATTActagaaaaaaaagtgttttttgtcgaagaaaatttaaaaaaccaaaaagctTTTTCACAATTCCATTCTCTTTGAGAATTTGAGATTTCTTAGAATTGATACACAACAAAATACACGAATTTAAaagattaaatgaaattatattactaaaaattaattagaggCATTttcaactaattaaaaaaaaaaaaaaaattaattttcttgatcACTGAGACAATATTATAGTACTGGAGAACTTAGAGAGAGATAAAAGGTGTAGGGAGCAATACGTTGCCCAACGATTATTGTTAAAACCCAAAGGGTAGATGACAATCATGACGGTCTTCGTATAAAAGACATATCCACTAAGTCTTACGAAGACAGACTCTTAAGGACGACTTCTCGACAAATTCTTTACCTGATACCTGCCTGTATCTTACCTATGTTTACTGTAAAAGtgtaaatcttaatattattttattgcatatGGGTAACGTATCCAAAAAATTGTAcgttaatttccaaaaaaaatacttacatcGAATACAGTTTTTAGATTtggaataataaatacaatagttgtatatatttgttttgcaGGTAGTAAAATTTAGTACTTGTTTTCAAGGATATTACAATGAATTATACTATTATAGGTATACCTATAGGTGTgacattttttgtgttttgggTGAATTATGATGTAAATTTCTCTCACCTCTGATATCAAAGGGATTGCATCAAGTAAACATGAGCGGCTACAAGaaatttgatgataatttaaagatttttgaattttttggtttaaaaatatttcaactttcTTTAATCTTTAACAATACTTTCTTCTCTCTTATACAATATGTCACGTTTCACAGAATATAGATAATCCGATTGGGTAGATGAACGGCCTACTTCAGAATCAATTTCTTGCAGAGAAGCTTCAAAGTGAATTCTCagaaaattgtaagaaataatAAACAGCACTTCTTAAAATTAACcagataaaacaaatatttagtgATTAAAATTCGAAGGGACAGCCGTTTAAGGACTAAATAATCAGCTGGCAGATTATGGGAAAATTGTCAGGCttaaataaaacagttttaatattattttagtgcTTTGAAACTAAGTGTCGGATTCGAAAAATTCTAACATTAGGCTAGACCTAACAGGTAGCCTTAAACATTCATTTTCATTAAGTTGGAAAGAAAAACACTCCCGAACAggtttattatataaatcacCCATCAGTGATTATAAATCATCAATCAggcatttcttttaaattatacgtGGGTTAAACAGCAGAGCACagttagttttattatatagagGAAGTTTTATTAGTTTACccatttctattaaaatttactcATTCTAATTTCCCACGTCTAAAGATAAAATTaagtatgatttttttaaattttaattatcgtaGCTCATTGATTTCTTATTAGAAATGATTTCCCCACTTCAAcaacaaaattgtaattgatacatttaatcatattattaaattacttctagtatttgttaaaattttaataataattaaacaaatagatTAATGATATCTgaagaaataatttatgtatgaaaaattttattttgtcagtTAATTACAgtgaagtgaaattttaattaatttttgtttattttattattagtttaagaATAATCCGTGATGCAGAATGTGACAACAATGCCGTCAACATCATCAGAACGGACTCCTTTAACTGCTGGAAATATTCCACCAACATATGTTTATCATGCAACTCGACTTCGCGAGCATAAACGGCGGATTCGACAATTTCAGTGTTGTATCTGTGCAACATTATTGtaagtgttattataattgtttaaatcttttaaaaaatttattatgtttcgATGTaagttttgcaaatatttttattctaaatttttttgttttacaatactTTCAGTAGATACCAATTAGATTTTTAATAAGCTTAAAAAAGCTCGAGAGTTACTCTGCTGACAAAGACATTTTACTGTGAAAAAGTAACTATTCTCTGTAGACTACATGAAGTATCGTTAACACGCTGTGACTGCCGTAAATACTATAGACTGCAGTATACAAATGCAAAAATCAATTTCTATTAGCATCGGGCGTTGAAATCGCAGTCTCTTCCAATCGTTTTTAGAATTCCgttatctaaaatttaaaaatagatttttaagttgattatttttctaCTACAAAACACAGTTCGTTGTCCCTAAAATGTGCAGTATTTATTAGTGGTCGTCTCAACACTATGCCAAATACAAAAGAATCTCACTTATCTGGTACTCTTAAAAACTAGAGGGTGCCGGAGTATTAGAATATTCGCATTTCTGGATTGTAAAGAAAAATGCATCTGTTTTTGTGCAACTTGCGCGGGTGGGGGTTGTCGGATTATTGAACGTATCGAtctattgaattaaatttaagaaaaacattatttaactcAATATTAATGAAAACTCCTTCCCGAAAACAGGAAAATAACTCAACTGTGTACGTGTATGGGTAAAAAAAGTGAGGATGTTAAAGATACCGCCATGGTTTCAGTTCTTTTATGAAAATCACAATATTTCGAGCAATTTTAGCAGGAATAATGGAATGGCAAGATTAAGTCAACTTTTTACATACTAAAAAGAAAAGATACAATTCTTAAGGTTGTGCATTTTGATGTGATCATGCGAAATGTTACATGAAGCAATGGGGCTAAAAAATAGCTCATATTCGTAGCTGGTAAAAGTTAGTAGCAGaacaatattctttataaaataacaaacaactcttgtacgaaacatttttccataaactttattaactAGGCGGAAAAGCCATTTCATAAAGGAAGACTATATTCTGCTATTACATTGTTTCTGTTAAAATCATCCACCtcctactgttttttttttttttttaaatataattttttttaaataatgaaattcttTTGGCAAAATGGGtgttttttagaaatttgtCCTATTTCTAGAACATTGGCATATAAAAGCCTGTACCTCTTTAAGCACTTTACATACAACGGACAAGGTTCACTGCGACCAGTCTTCATTTTGTCAACGTCGTGTTTAAAAGCTTTACTTTggccattttataatttatcgaaaatcaaaaatcattaatatattttttattgcattttctaGGGCCTTATTCGTTGTTATGTTAATCATTTCAATATCATACACAATAAACCATGAATTTACGAATAGTACTATTGTTCCAACACCTGCAAATTTGTCAACGGTACcacgattaaatttaaaattatctgttGGTACATATCCAAGGGAAggtatttgataataataaataataatatcctataatattgtattttaattacttattgatcattttagaTGTTCAACCAGCAGTCGAATTAGAACCTTTAACAAGAGAAGATTGggatattataaatacaattggTGCACAAGCTTTGGCCACACGAGACAGATATGAAGCATTAGATTCAGCACCCCTATCATCCGATTCACCAAGTTACAGACATCAAAAATCTGTGCCAACATCAATTCATGCAACAGAACTTTCACGTGGTGGTTATGCATCTATTTTTGCGACTAAAGAGTTAATTAAACGGTATGgtatatcatatatttttgagAGTTAGAAATTTAGGTATTGTAAAACGTCCAGGTACGCCATAAAACCTCAGGGGAAAATGGGCGCTCACTACGTAAATTCCTAGGTGACTGGCAATACCGTAAGCTAACCAAAAAAGCACAATTCAGGAAGTCGATCTTGATATCTAAATATTAATTCATGTTTACCACGCGACACTTAAGTTTAGAGTTTTGGGATTAAAACTTGCCTGACATTTAAACAAACGTTGACTCTTATAATTATTCAGTTATTGGCGGCttatcactttaaaataaatggaaaaataatttgttgtttaaGCTCTAATTGTTTGAGATTCATACGCTCCAGAAAATTTACCCACAaggaattaatttcttttgcCGCTTTTAAAAATGTGCCATGAACGAATTATAAACTaactatagatttttttttttgtaatagaaataatatttcccTCTCAACTATACCGCACTGGGGAAAAACAGaatcttcaattttttcaaatatttcttggTGGCCTGTTGGTTATTGTGATTATATTCAAAATCAAGAGCATACATCTTGCAGTCCAAATGAAAGATATCGTACTATTGATGGGAGTTGTAACAATTTGAGACGTAAATATGATTGGGGTGTAGCGTTTACTAAATTCAGAAGAGCTTTACCTCCAGTTTATAATGATGGTAAGTAAACAGtcgtttcaataaattttgcttttaaatcAAAACGACCGCGCCGGTCTACATTGCTTAGCTGTCAACGTAAACCATTGAAACTAACTGAAAATGTAGTCTGTACCATTTACTCCGATAAACGAGAagaaaaaaagacgaaatctttaaattttgacctatatttgattttgatgaaaatttgggattaagcttTGTTCACTCTCTACATAaaaagttatatggtgcctAGTGATACTTTTCCTCAGGAGGTGGTAACTACCCCTTCAGGCggtggaaaatttttgttgaaaatgacaacgggaatcgatagtGTGATGAATccaagcaaaaagtgtcatttaattatattttgaaactcactaattttgggtcattcttttcagctgtgatgttagtttttcgctagctatcacttatatgcttaatttcGTTACtaagactccacattcttgaaacctatcagagcgaggttaattttgataacaaatttgaaaagtatgacacaAATTTACTAGGattatatacttggtttatcaaaattggataaaaatagtaatgtgatagcaaaattaaattttttggattctgatgacgtcataaagttaaaaaattttatttttttaataacactggCAAATTTATCAggcgatcttattggaattttttttgaaaggcagtaattttgggccattcttttcagctttgatgtcaatttttcgataGCTATCACCTATGTGCCTTATTCCAAAATCAGGACACCACATTCTcgtttatccaaattggataaaatttggatgtgatactAATTTAGGTttccgtggtaaattcatcagtttttgtgctgaataaaacgcTAAGAAAAGGTACGATAAACATTCTGTTCAATATAGCTCCGTTAATTTTCCtgcaaaaaacgtcaaatttttgagttatttgacgttaaatactccgaatttcaatcgcctataactcggaaagttttgacttttttatatatattcaaatgatatttttttcttagaattcattttttctaatgattctcgttattttatacatatatttttccatccTCTAGAAGGAGTATTTACCAACCCTTGTCAAGTGCACCACTCGGCACCATATAACTTGGTTATATCTCGTGGGGTCTTATCTACTTACcgtcaaattttcaagttaatcaAAGCTATAGGAAAGAATTTCGAGGTTTAATCCTCGTTTTTGGAGTACATTACGGATTACAAGAATTGACTGATAAATGACTGAACTTTTGAACCTTTTTCtgttatattttagaaatatcagaGCCAAGAAAAGCAGTTGATGGTTCTGATTTACCATCAGCTCGAGAAGTAAGTGTAGTTGTCCATCGACCAGTTTATAGAGACGATCCAAAATTTACTGTCATGTTAGCTGTTTGGGGACAATTTATGGATCATGATATAACAGCAACAGCACTTAATCAAGGTGCTAATGGAAAAACTATATCATGCTGCCAAGCAGTTGAAACTCCAGGCCTAAAACCACATCCAGAATGTTTTCCAGTACGTTTAGCACCTGGAGAtccatattatgaaaaatttaatgttacatGTATGGAGTTTGTGAGATCGGCTGCTTCTCCCACTTGTTCTTTAGGTTTGCCTTTGAAAAATGTCTTACATGCGACAACAGttaagttataaattattttacaggcCCTCGTGAACAACTGAATCAAGTTAGTGCGTACTTAGATGGTTCGGCAGTTTATGGATCAACTACTGAATTATGTAACAAATTGCGTAGTTTTGATGGGGGATTAATGAAAACATATTTAACAGATGATAATAGGGAATTATTACCAATTTCTACAGATCCTAATGACGGATGTAATCGTGTTGAATTGAATAAACAAGGAAAATACTGTTTCTTATCAGGtaccatttaaaataattgaccaAGTTTAACTAACAAAGCTCAtagaaatctttaaaacaacttcctaaaatattttatattccgtttttactaatatttctaatataaattaacatacatcgaatattatagaaaattatatacaagataactattaatttttaataaatctgacTTGTCTTGAATTTCCAGGTGATGCGAGGGctaatgaaaatttacatttgactACAATGCACTTATTATGGGTGCGACAGCACAACAAAATTGCTATTGACCTACTAAAGCTCAATCCAAGTTGGTCTGATGAAAGAATATTTCAAGAATCGAGAAGAATAGTATCTGCCCAAATCCAACATATTACCTACAATgaatttttaccaatattacttGGCCCACAACTGATGTCTGAAACAAACTTATACTCTGCCAATGACCAGTTTTATTACGAGTACAATGACACAATTGATGCCTCTATTGCTAATGAATTTGCTGGTGCAGTTTTCCGATTTGCCCATACTTTATTACCCGTAAGTTCAGaggaattaaatgaattttctcaaaacttttaataatttcttttacagACTTTAATGAAAAGTTTATCAAATGATACTTCTAGTCCATCTTTCATTGAAAtgcacaaattattatttaatccatACAACTTATATAACGAAGGTGGAATGGATAGTGCATTACGAGGAGCAATGCACACAAATGTTGAAGCCATGGACACATATTTCTCAAAAGaggtaataaaataaagacCATTAACTAAGTTTAACTTTTTGCTACTGGGAATAAAAAAAGTCAACGAATAATATCGAAACGACATaggtatctaaaaaaaaaaatcccctTAAACGATGCCGTAGTACAGACTTCTACAAAATAGAAAGGTTGTTAATAATCTAGTTTAACCTAATGGCGTTTTggaaattcaattcaataatattattgaattgaatCGACAAGACGCCACCTTCACAGGTATGGCGCAATCCAAGTGGGGCAAGCCGGGCGACCATCCGGAGCGGCAAAaccttaaaatatgatatagaGTAATCTCGATAATCGGGACTGAATAAAATCAGGGCTATTCCGAAAACTGGAattgtttggaaaaattcattataatttataattaaaataaatcactgAAAAAGCATTATTGGAATCTATGTATTTAAGCGAAACTGTACATAATACATAAACCCTGTATACAGGATgcatttttaagttgacatatgcttgaaactcaaaaaataactattagGTATCGATAAGAATACTTTGAGTGAAAAATGTTGGGTGGGTAGGCACACATCTTATGCAGACATTAAACGTGacttaggttttcaagctcactctactccataactagtaatcgatagatgaacattttaaattagaaagttattattgattaaaaaagtaaaagtttttgttcaaaacatttttctgcaaaccgtacagtttaggcaaaaacggactgaaaagtttttccATGAATTGTTATTTCGTGTCCAAATTGTATTTCGtgtaattgtttctgcgaaattcGGGCActgttcgataaaatttttcagtaaatccaataaaagttcGTTTTCTATACAGACCATTTTAGtgcaaattgaatgaacaaacgcgcAAAAAGtaagatttttgctatcaattaccgTCTAAACTGATCCATGATCAAGTGTGGCAGTTTTTACTTTGAAAACTCcatacttatttttttgttgtagtcgtaaaatagaaatcaataaataggttttttctaTATTCATATTAAAGGTTTTTTGGCATGTAAAACTCCAGATTTTGAAGCAGAGAGGGTCTTTATcaatttatatacttttctcatgttcaaaaattgtccagtttattcaaaaaagcaaaaaagtaAAATCACGTCTTAAaagcaaatttcaattttagtttaaacAACATTTATTTGAACGAGattctgaaatattaaattacgacgcaaaatcaaaaaaaccagCACCTTGTGGCTTAGATTTGGTATCGTTAAATATACAACGAGGTCGTGATCACGGATTAGCAACATATCCACAATGGCGTGAATTTTGTGGTTTATCTAAACCAGAAAGTTTCGATGATTTGATTGACGTCATGGATCCAGATTCACTAAATAGAATTTCATCGATTTACAAGTAGgcaattatacaattaaaatttttaacttagtaataaaattgaatatattttttagggATGTAAATGATGTTGACTTATATACCGGTGCGTTGAGTGAGTATCCTCGTGAAGGTGGAATTCTTGGTGATACAGCTACCTGTTTAATTGTTGATCAATTTATTCGTATAAAACGTGGAGATCGTTATTGGTATGAAACCAATGAACAACCACAAGCTTTTACAGTGGAACAATTGAATGAGATTCGTAAAACAACGTTGGCGCGAATTATTTGTGATAATTCTGATAACATAACGGTAATTCAACCGCATGTTATGatgaatgataaaatttacaacaataatcGAATTGCGTGTACagaaattactaaaattaatttgaaattttggaaggaataaatattttacagatGTTTAGTAGTTTTTAAGGTTATTCTTTTAGATTGATATGTCCGAATTATTtatcaaactgtatacatagctCAAAAATATTTCCAGCTTCAGTAGTATTTAACATCTATTCAAGCCAAACGTACACAATCTTACTGTCTCGttcgaaattattaaaattttaatgattttgaattgttttaaatcgTTTGTCTTAAACTAAGAGAGCAAACATCAAATCGGAAATAAATATCagctttgtttttttataaaatataacatatttagTTCTTATGAgacaaaaattcacaaaattaataTCCGAGAAGTCATAAATATGGACATTAACAGAGCCATATCAAAGAGCCCCTAGATTAGGTctcataataatttcatatttttttaaattcagtcGATGGTTGAATGAATAgccttaattaaattatttaataattttagactGATTTCATTTACTTGTTCCTGATACCTCGAAAGCCAGTAATGAATTTTGCTTCCTCTACTTTTAATATCTCTCTCACTATACTTTGTACAACGTTATGAATGTGATTCCTTACACACTAAAATGACTTTTGTGctcttaaagaatttttaatttttttaacaatgttttttGAACTTTGGAACATAAAATTAGCTATAAATAGTAGAGGGTAACATTAACTTTCTTCTGGTATCTTAGAATCTCGTTTGGTGCGGCAGAATATTTAAGGctaagtaattattttcaattgaacacagagaataataaacaaattggaTAAATAACTTAGAACTTACTCTACAACAAATTAACTGAACAATATAAATGCACGAAAATAGTGTACTAGCTTTTGTACTTTTCAAATTCTTTataccttaaaatttaatattttaatctaaatcAATTCGATAAGACACTAATTCGAAGTAAAtctttaatgtttaaaatttatgttaattatccAAAACTGTATTTACAAAAAGGTTTAATATGATTCaggaaattattcaaatttttacaattaatttttatgcattatatttttacttttttatgtaaatataattagtGCCATATAATCAAGTAATTTTAAGCAAattactgattttaattttaataaaaaatattcaacaaagatcgttttaattcattcattcatttttttatctgtCCCTATGACTTCACTGGTTTAATATAAGTATAGTCAGGACCTGCTTACCCATActgtttttatacaatgtatttatgaaatatacatagtatattaagtttagtcccaagtttgtaacgcttaaaaataacgatgctaggaaaaaaattttgtcataggtgttcataaaatcacttaattagtccatttccggttgtccgtccgtccgtccgtctgtggacacgataactcaaaaatgaaaaaagatatcga from Chrysoperla carnea chromosome 2, inChrCarn1.1, whole genome shotgun sequence includes these protein-coding regions:
- the LOC123294237 gene encoding peroxidase produces the protein MQNVTTMPSTSSERTPLTAGNIPPTYVYHATRLREHKRRIRQFQCCICATLLALFVVMLIISISYTINHEFTNSTIVPTPANLSTVPRLNLKLSVGTYPREDVQPAVELEPLTREDWDIINTIGAQALATRDRYEALDSAPLSSDSPSYRHQKSVPTSIHATELSRGGYASIFATKELIKRNNISLSTIPHWGKTESSIFSNISWWPVGYCDYIQNQEHTSCSPNERYRTIDGSCNNLRRKYDWGVAFTKFRRALPPVYNDEISEPRKAVDGSDLPSAREVSVVVHRPVYRDDPKFTVMLAVWGQFMDHDITATALNQGANGKTISCCQAVETPGLKPHPECFPVRLAPGDPYYEKFNVTCMEFVRSAASPTCSLGPREQLNQVSAYLDGSAVYGSTTELCNKLRSFDGGLMKTYLTDDNRELLPISTDPNDGCNRVELNKQGKYCFLSGDARANENLHLTTMHLLWVRQHNKIAIDLLKLNPSWSDERIFQESRRIVSAQIQHITYNEFLPILLGPQLMSETNLYSANDQFYYEYNDTIDASIANEFAGAVFRFAHTLLPTLMKSLSNDTSSPSFIEMHKLLFNPYNLYNEGGMDSALRGAMHTNVEAMDTYFSKEFKQHLFERDSEILNYDAKSKKPAPCGLDLVSLNIQRGRDHGLATYPQWREFCGLSKPESFDDLIDVMDPDSLNRISSIYKDVNDVDLYTGALSEYPREGGILGDTATCLIVDQFIRIKRGDRYWYETNEQPQAFTVEQLNEIRKTTLARIICDNSDNITVIQPHVMMNDKIYNNNRIACTEITKINLKFWKE